The following is a genomic window from Blattabacterium cuenoti.
ATATTTTCTCTATATTGTCTATCAAATTCATTTTTAAATAAAATGTTAATTCTATCTTTATGATGTTGTTTTACAACATTTTTATAAAAAAATGGAAAAATTAATATACTCAAAAAACAAGTCAAAAAACAAAAAATATAAACTAATAAATTTTTTAATACATGTCTTTTCATAATTAAAAATATAATACTAAATATTAATAATAAAAATGAAATGATTATATAGTAAGAAATATTTAATGATAATGTAAAAATTATCATTAAAATTAATAAATATATTATAAATAATATAGATAACCCTTCTCTATATAAAGTAAGAATAAAAGAAATAAAAACAATTGAAGTACCTGGATCAGGTTGAAAAAAAATTAATATAGTAGGAATTAATATTATTAATAATGTATATATCCATATTTTGTTATTATATATTTTAACATTGTATTTACACAATAAATAAGCTATTATTAATGAAGTAGAAATTTTAGCAAATTCTGCAGGTTGAAAATTAATAGGACCTATCACATACCAAGATCTAGATCCGTTGATATTTTTTCCAAAAAATAATACTCCAATCAATAAAATTAATGTAAATAAAAAAAAATATGGAGAAAGATTTTTATAATATATTGGTTTAATAATAAAAATAATAAATACACATGCTAAACTAAAAATAATCCATATTAATTGTTTTTCTGATTTTTCACAAGAAACGGAATAAAGATTTAGATATCCAAAAGATATTATAATAATATAAATTAAAATAATGTATTTATCTACATTACCAAAAAAATTATTATTTCTTTTTATCAATTTTATTATTAGTATAATTTTTAAGTTGTGCTATATGAGTATATATTTTTTGTAATCCATTATTTAACATTTTATTTTCTAATGCTTGCCTTTTAACATAAGTATTAATATATTTTTCAGCGACTAAACTAGCTATTGGGCCAGCCCATTTAGCTCCATAACCTCCATTTTCTATAATTACAGAAATTGCTATTTTTGGATTATTTATTGGTGCAAATAAAATACATATTGAATGATCAGGAAGAGATATAATTTTTTTATTCACTTTAATAAAATTTTGAGTAGTTCCTGTTTTCCCGGCCATTCTAATATTCATAGATTTAAAATTTTTTCCAGTTCCAATAGAAAAAACTTTTTCCATTCCGTTGATTATTATATTAAAATATTTTTTATTAACTTTTGTATATTTTGCAGTCGTATAATTTGAATTAATTATTGGTTTATGATTAATATATTTTATTATATGTGGTGTATAAAAAAATCCTTTATTTGCTATTGCACAAACCATATTTGCTAATTGAATAGGAGTTATATTAATTTCTCCTTGACCAATTCCATTAGAAATGATTGTAAGAGCATTCCACTTATATTTACCATATTTTTTATTATAATATTCTCCATTAGGTATAATTCCTTTTTCTCCAGTAGCTAAATCATTATATAAATAATTTCCAAACCCAAAACTTTTAATAATATCTGACCATTCATTTACTCCTTTTGTTAGATTATTAGGATATTTTTCAATTATACGTTTATAAACTTGTGCAAAATAATTATTACAAGAAATAGCTACAGCAGTTTCAATTCCAATTGGTATTCCATTAAATCCAGAATGACAATGAATAATTTTATTTTTAAATCTAAATCCTTTATAACATACAAAATTAGTTTTTTTATTTACTACCCCCATTTGAAGACCAACTAATTCTGTTAATAATTTAAAAGTAGATGCTGGAGAATAACAAGCTTGCGTAGTTCTATCAAATAATGGATAATCTATAGTATTTTGCATTAATTTTTTCAATTCTTTACTTCTATTAAAATCTAAAAATACATTTGGATCATTAATTGGACTAGAAACTATAGATAAAATTTCTCCATTTTTTGGATTAATAGCCACTATTGCGCCTTTTTTTTGAAACATTAATTTTTCAGCATAATTTTGTAATTTCCAATCAATAGTTAAAGAAATATCATTACCACTAATTGCTTTAATATTATTTTTTTTATGATTATAACTACCAATAATACATCCATTTTTATCTTTTACCCAATATCTAATTCCTTTTTTTCCTCTTAATATTTTTTCATAATATTTTTCTACCCCAGCCCATCCAATAAAATCACCTATTTGATAATAGTTTTCTTTTTGATTAATAATAATGTTTGGACTAACTTCTCCTATATATCCTAAAACATTAGCAGAAGTAACTACGTTATAATCTCTAAGTGAACGTTTTATCCAATCAAATCCTTTATATTTATATAATTTTTCTTGTATAGACGCAAATTTTTCTTTTGAAATATAAGGAATAAAAACAGAAGGTAAATATTTTGAATATTCTGTTGCTTTTTTTAAATTTTCATAAAAAGTATGTTCATTTATTCCTAGTAAATTACATAATTCAATAACATTTAAATTATCATCTACTAACATAGGTATTACTAATAATTCATAAATTGATTTATTAAAAACTAGTAAATGATTATTTCTATCAAAAATATTGCCTCTTTCTGGTATAATAATTTCTTGTTTTATAGAAGTATTAAAGGCATTTAAAATATATTTTTCAGTATATATTTGTAAATAAAATAATCTAAAAATAAAAATAATACCTATAAAAATTAATAAAAAATAAAAGCTTTGTATTTTTTTCAAATATTTTTTTTGAAAAATAAAATCATACATAATATTAATGTAAAAATACTGCTAAATATTATTTTGAATATAAAAATTTTGTTTAAAAATATCCCATGAATAGTTTGCAATATAAATAAAATTCCATGGTGAACAATAATTAAAGTATATATAAATAATATTTTTTTTATAAAAAATAATTTATAAATAGAAAAATTTTTGTTAAAAATAAAATTATTTCCATCAAAAAATTTTAAAATTTTTAATCTAAAAAAAGCAGTAAAAGTAGAAGAAAAAGCATGCATCCCCCCAGTATTCAAATACTGATCAATTATCCATCCAATTAAAAATGATAATAATAAAACTATTAATTTTTTTTCATAAACAGGAATTTGTATAATAAATACAATATAAATATATGAATATAATCCTAAAAATATAGGATTTAACATTGATAATTGTAAAAAAACAATATATATAATATATACAAAATAAGATAAAATTCTTTGAATATAATTCATTATATTATGTTCAATTTTTGAACTATAAAATTACTTTTTTAGTTGAAGATTATATCGTTCTTGTTTAAATAAATTTTTTACAACATATGCATTTTCTAAAATTGAAAAATCTTCTATTAATTTTACTTTAATTATATAACTTGCATGTTCTTCATCAAAAGTATATGATGATACATGTCCTATAGGAATCCCTTCGGGAAAGGTTGAAGATTTTCCATCTGATTCTACTAAATCACCTTTAGAAAAGGTGGAATATTTAGGAATATCGTATAATATAACATATTTATAACTGTCACCATCCCAACTTATGGTTCCAAAATATTTATTTTTTTTTAATCTTGCGTTAATATGAATTTGAGTATTTAATAATGAAATAGCTACACTAAAATGAGGGGATGTCTTAATAATAATTCCAGCAATTCCATTAGATAATATTAATCCCATATCTATTTTTATACCATCTATACTACCTTTATTTATAGTAATAAAATTTTCTTGATTATTAATACTATTATTAATAATTTTTACAGGTGTATAATTATATTGTTGTAAATAATTAAAATTCGCTTTTTTAAAATCTTTAGATAATTTTTCTATTTTAGAATAAAAATTCTCTTGTTTTAATTTAGCATTTTCTTCTATTAATTTTTTATTTTCTATATCTAATAAAAAAAAATTTCTAAATTTATTCATAGCCTCAGAAATATTGCCAATCATATAATTAGAAGATCCAATATTATAATATTTTGAAAAAGATAAAAATAAAGATATTGATTCTAAAACAATAAATAAAATAATAAATCTCCATTTTATCAAAAAATGAAAAATATTACGCATAATAAATATTAACTCTATTTCATTAAAAAAGTAAATTTATCAATATTTTTTAAGGCTACTCCAGTTCCTTTTACTACTGCTCTTAGAGGATCTTCTACTAAAGAAACAGATAATCCAGTTTTTTTAGATAGTCTTATATCTAATCCTCTTAAAAGAGAACCTCCTCCAGCCATATAAATTCCTGTTTTATAAATATCAGCAGCTAATTCTGGAGGTGTATTAGATAATGTTTCCATCACTGCATCTTCAATTCTTACAATTGATTTATCTAATGCTGGAATTATTTCTTGATAAGATAAATTCATTTCCTTAGGTTTACCAGTTGGTAAATCTATTCCTTGTATATGAATATCATCTGGTGTATCATCAATATCTTCTATAGCGGCTCCAATATCAATTTTTATTTTTTCTGCAGTTCGTTCTCCAATATATAAATTATATTTATTTTTTAAAAAATAAGCAATATCATTCGTAAAAACATCTCCAGCTATTTTAATAGATTTTTTACAAACAATACCTCCTAAAGCAATCACTCCACATTCTGTAGTTCCTCCTCCTATATCAATAATCATATTTCCTTCTGCTTTTGTAACAGATAGACCAGATCCTATAGCCGCAGCCATAGGCTCTTCAATTAAATAAACTTCTTTTGCATTAAGATGTTGAGCAGAATCTTTAACTGCTCTTTTTTCTACTTCTGTAATTCCAGATGGAATGCATATAACCATAATTAAAGATGGTGTAAAAATTTTTTTATTTATTCCTGGTATTTTATTAATAAATTCTTTAATCATTAATTCAGCTACTTGATAATCTGCAATTACTCCGTCTTTTAATGGTTTAAAAATTTTAATATTTTTATGTGTTTTACCTTGCATTTCTTTAGCTTCTTCACCTACTGCTAATACATTATTAGTTCTAACATCTATTGCTATTATGGATGGTAAATCAACAATAATTTTATTACGATGCATTATAAGGGTATTAGCTGTCCCTAAATCAATGGCTATTTCCTGAGTAAAAATATTTTTAGTAATATTAATTAAACCCATTCCATATTAATTTATATAATCTTTAATTTAAATAGATTTTTCTAAATCTTAATAATTCAAAGGATTAAAAATCGATGTTATTTATTTTTAGTTTTAAAATAAATTTTTTATTATGAATAATCATTCTCTTTTTTTATCATTAAGTAGTAATAAAAAAAAATATATAAAAAAATCATATTATTTAATATCTAAATTAATAGGAACAATTATTATAAAATCATCTCTTTTTGAAAGTCAATTATATATATATATTGTTATACAAATTAACACTGAATTATCGCCTATTCAAATTTTAAAAACAATTTTGTATATAGAATCAATTTTAGAAAAAAAACAAAAAATTTCTATACAACAACCAGTTTTACAATTATATAATAATAAAGTTATTGATATTAAGATTTTATTATATGACAATATGATTTTAAATAGTGAAACTATTCAAATACCTCATCCTTTATTACATATTAAAAAATTTATTTTGATACCTATGTGTG
Proteins encoded in this region:
- the rodA gene encoding rod shape-determining protein RodA, which codes for MIKRNNNFFGNVDKYIILIYIIIISFGYLNLYSVSCEKSEKQLIWIIFSLACVFIIFIIKPIYYKNLSPYFFLFTLILLIGVLFFGKNINGSRSWYVIGPINFQPAEFAKISTSLIIAYLLCKYNVKIYNNKIWIYTLLIILIPTILIFFQPDPGTSIVFISFILTLYREGLSILFIIYLLILMIIFTLSLNISYYIIISFLLLIFSIIFLIMKRHVLKNLLVYIFCFLTCFLSILIFPFFYKNVVKQHHKDRINILFKNEFDRQYRENIGYNLLYSKTAIGSGKLFGKGYRKGIITKGKFVPEQDTDYIFCTVGEEWGFVGSVILILFYLLFISRIYCLSERQKNVFVRIFGFSVGNIFLIHFLINIGMVMGLFPTIGIVLPFFSYGGSSFWSFTILLFILIRLDAFDKTQLI
- the mrdA gene encoding penicillin-binding protein 2 — encoded protein: MYDFIFQKKYLKKIQSFYFLLIFIGIIFIFRLFYLQIYTEKYILNAFNTSIKQEIIIPERGNIFDRNNHLLVFNKSIYELLVIPMLVDDNLNVIELCNLLGINEHTFYENLKKATEYSKYLPSVFIPYISKEKFASIQEKLYKYKGFDWIKRSLRDYNVVTSANVLGYIGEVSPNIIINQKENYYQIGDFIGWAGVEKYYEKILRGKKGIRYWVKDKNGCIIGSYNHKKNNIKAISGNDISLTIDWKLQNYAEKLMFQKKGAIVAINPKNGEILSIVSSPINDPNVFLDFNRSKELKKLMQNTIDYPLFDRTTQACYSPASTFKLLTELVGLQMGVVNKKTNFVCYKGFRFKNKIIHCHSGFNGIPIGIETAVAISCNNYFAQVYKRIIEKYPNNLTKGVNEWSDIIKSFGFGNYLYNDLATGEKGIIPNGEYYNKKYGKYKWNALTIISNGIGQGEINITPIQLANMVCAIANKGFFYTPHIIKYINHKPIINSNYTTAKYTKVNKKYFNIIINGMEKVFSIGTGKNFKSMNIRMAGKTGTTQNFIKVNKKIISLPDHSICILFAPINNPKIAISVIIENGGYGAKWAGPIASLVAEKYINTYVKRQALENKMLNNGLQKIYTHIAQLKNYTNNKIDKKK
- a CDS encoding 2-amino-4-hydroxy-6-hydroxymethyldihydropteridine diphosphokinase: MNNHSLFLSLSSNKKKYIKKSYYLISKLIGTIIIKSSLFESQLYIYIVIQINTELSPIQILKTILYIESILEKKQKISIQQPVLQLYNNKVIDIKILLYDNMILNSETIQIPHPLLHIKKFILIPMCEIQPLKYHPIFHRSVLELLGICTDTIIVKKI
- a CDS encoding rod shape-determining protein, whose product is MGLINITKNIFTQEIAIDLGTANTLIMHRNKIIVDLPSIIAIDVRTNNVLAVGEEAKEMQGKTHKNIKIFKPLKDGVIADYQVAELMIKEFINKIPGINKKIFTPSLIMVICIPSGITEVEKRAVKDSAQHLNAKEVYLIEEPMAAAIGSGLSVTKAEGNMIIDIGGGTTECGVIALGGIVCKKSIKIAGDVFTNDIAYFLKNKYNLYIGERTAEKIKIDIGAAIEDIDDTPDDIHIQGIDLPTGKPKEMNLSYQEIIPALDKSIVRIEDAVMETLSNTPPELAADIYKTGIYMAGGGSLLRGLDIRLSKKTGLSVSLVEDPLRAVVKGTGVALKNIDKFTFLMK
- the mreC gene encoding rod shape-determining protein MreC, translating into MRNIFHFLIKWRFIILFIVLESISLFLSFSKYYNIGSSNYMIGNISEAMNKFRNFFLLDIENKKLIEENAKLKQENFYSKIEKLSKDFKKANFNYLQQYNYTPVKIINNSINNQENFITINKGSIDGIKIDMGLILSNGIAGIIIKTSPHFSVAISLLNTQIHINARLKKNKYFGTISWDGDSYKYVILYDIPKYSTFSKGDLVESDGKSSTFPEGIPIGHVSSYTFDEEHASYIIKVKLIEDFSILENAYVVKNLFKQERYNLQLKK